GGCCGGGATAACGACTGTCTGCGGGACTTCCAGCGGCTGTCCTTCCAGCCCACGGGCGTCATACCAGTAAAAGCGGTAGTGCACGGTAACGGGCGCGTCTTTGTTATTGTAAATGGTCGCAGCGGCGACAGGCTTGCCGTTTTGCAAAGAAAAGTCTGGTTTTTCAGCGGTGATGCCCGCTGCCAGCACGCTGGATTCCATGACAATGGCCTGCTCA
This sequence is a window from Cronobacter sakazakii. Protein-coding genes within it:
- a CDS encoding YcfL family protein, with product MARVRTGWLLAALLMAGCRSTPTIPVGDEQAIVMESSVLAAGITAEKPDFSLQNGKPVAAATIYNNKDAPVTVHYRFYWYDARGLEGQPLEVPQTVVIPAQGRVTVTSQTDYLAARKARLYLYL